Proteins co-encoded in one Salvia splendens isolate huo1 chromosome 4, SspV2, whole genome shotgun sequence genomic window:
- the LOC121797985 gene encoding putative phospholipid-transporting ATPase 9: MRGERRKKLHLSKIYSFKCGRGGFKEEHSQIGRPGFSRVVVCNQPDGTDSGIRHYASNYVRTTKYTAASFLPKSLFEQFRRVANFYFLVIGCLSFTPLAPYSAVSAIIPLIVIIGATMIKEFIEDWQRKKQDIEMNNRKVKVHQGDGIFKHTEWRNLRVGDLVKVEKDQFFPADLVLLSSSYEDAICYVETMNLDGETNLKLKQALEVTSSLHEEHDLGDFKAIVKCEDPNANLYSFVGSMEFEEQQYPLSPQQLLLRDSKLRNTDHIYGAVIFTGHDTKVIQNSTDPPSKRSKVEKKMDKIIYLLFGVLFLMAFIGSVYFGIVTREDKEGGHQRWYLRPETADIFFDPDRAPIAAVYHFLTVLLLYSNFIPISLYVSIEIVKVLQSIFINQDIHMYYEETDKPAHARTSNLNEELGQVDTILSDKTGTLTCNSMEFIKCSIAGTAYGYGVTEVERSMANRKGSPLAVSAKHAIEHPVSPKKSSVKGFNFDDERVNNGNWVNESHSNVIQQFFRLLAVCHTAVPDVDENTGKITYEAESPDEAAFVIAARELGFEFFKRTQTSVSINELNPVTGKRVERSYDLLSILEFNSARKRMSVIVRDEEGKLMLLCKGADSVMFERLARNGREYEEKTREHCNEYADAGLRTLILAYRELSEDEFQAFDSKLLAAKNSVSADREALIDEVTESIEKDLILLGATAVEDKLQQGVPECIDKLAQAGIKLWVLTGDKMETAINIGYACSLLRQGMKQIIITLESPEIKALEKNGEKSEIAKASKQSVVRQITEGKAQVAKLSTDAFALIIDGKSLAYALEDDVKKLFLELAVGCASVICCRSSPKQKALVTRLVKDGTTKTTLAIGDGANDVGMLQEADIGIGISGVEGMQAVMSSDIAIAQFRFLERLLLVHGHWCYRRISTMICYFFYKNITYGITVFLYEAFTSFSGQPAYNDWFLSLYNVFFTSLPVVALGVFDQDVSARFCLKFPMLYQEGVQNLLFSWRRIIGWMFNGLCSAIIIFFFCERALSPQAFNEDGKTADFQIFGATMYTCVVWVVNCQMALAISYFTLLQHILIWGSIAFWYIFLLAYGAMSPSFATTAYKVFVQSLAATPAYYFVTFIVVVSALVPYFIYNAIQMRFFPMYHGRIQWIRHEGWYEDPEYCNIVRQRSIRPTTVGFTARSLARTNPSAGTEPWPLEGACHF, encoded by the exons ATGAGAGgagagagaaggaagaagctGCATCTGAGCAAGATCTACTCTTTCAAATGTGGGAGAGGTGGATTCAAAGAGGAGCATTCACAGATTGGGAGACCTGGTTTTTCAAGAGTGGTTGTTTGCAACCAGCCTGATGGTACCGACAGCGGTATTAGGCATTATGCCTCAAATTATGTGAGAACCACCAAGTATACAGCTGCAAGTTTCTTGCCCAAGTCTCTGTTTGAGCAGTTTAGGAGAGTGGCTAACTTCTACTTCCTTGTCATCGGCTGCTTGTCCTTCACGCCGCTTGCGCCTTATTCCGCTGTCAGCGCCATCATTCCGTTGATTGTGATCATCGGAGCAACCATGATTAAAGAGTTCATTGAAGATTGGCAACGGAAGAAGCAG GATATTGAGATGAACAATAGGAAGGTGAAGGTGCATCAGGGTGATGGGATTTTTAAGCACACTGAATGGAGAAATCTGAGAGTGGGTGATTTAGTGAAGGTGGAGAAGGATCAATTCTTCCCTGCAGATTTAGTCTTGCTATCTTCGAGCTACGAGGATGCTATATGCTATGTTGAGACGATGAATCTTGATGGGGAGACAAATTTGAAGCTGAAGCAGGCGTTGGAAGTGACTTCATCGTTGCACGAGGAGCATGACCTTGGTGATTTCAAGGCCATTGTGAAATGTGAAGATCCTAATGCTAACTTGTACAGTTTTGTTGGGAGCATGGAGTTCGAGGAGCAGCAATACCCGCTCTCTCCTCAACAGCTGCTGCTTAGAGATTCTAAGCTGCGAAACACAGATCATATATATGGAGCAGTGATCTTCACTGGCCATGACACAAAGGTGATTCAAAACTCCACGGATCCTCCCTCGAAGAGAAGCAAGGTTGAGAAGAAGATGGATAAGATCATCTACCTTCTATTCGGTGTGCTTTTCTTGATGGCATTTATCGGCTCAGTTTACTTTGGTATTGTAACTAGGGAAGACAAGGAAGGTGGGCACCAGAGGTGGTACCTCAGACCCGAGACAGCTGACATCTTCTTCGATCCTGATAGGGCTCCCATTGCAGCTGTGTATCACTTTCTCACAGTGCTGTTGCTCTACAGCAACTTCATTCCAATCTCGTTGTACGTCTCAATAGAGATTGTGAAAGTGCTTCAGAGCATTTTCATCAATCAAGACATACATATGTACTATGAAGAAACTGACAAGCCAGCTCACGCCCGTACCTCAAATCTGAATGAGGAACTCGGCCAAGTTGACACAATTCTCTCTGATAAGACAGGTACATTGACTTGCAACTCCATGGAGTTCATCAAGTGTTCGATTGCTGGCACTGCTTATGGCTATGGTGTAACGGAGGTGGAAAGGTCGATGGCGAACAGAAAGGGATCGCCTCTGGCTGTGAGTGCAAAACATGCAATTGAGCACCCTGTTAGCCCTAAGAAGTCCTCTGTCAAAGGCTTCAACTTTGACGATGAGAGGGTCAACAATGGGAATTGGGTGAATGAGAGTCACTCGAACGTGATCCAGCAATTCTTTCGTTTATTGGCAGTCTGTCATACAGCAGTGCCTGACGTGGATGAGAATACAGGGAAAATCACTTATGAAGCTGAATCACCTGATGAGGCGGCCTTTGTCATTGCAGCCAGAGAACTTGGCTTTGAGTTCTTTAAAAGAACACAAACAAGTGTTTCTATCAATGAATTGAACCCCGTCACCGGAAAACGAGTTGAAAG ATCATACGATCTCTTAAGTATTCTAGAATTCAACAGTGCAAGAAAGAGAATGTCAGTTATAGTAAGAGATGAGGAGGGAAAGCTAATGTTACTTTGCAAAGGAGCTGACAG TGTCATGTTTGAGAGGCTTGCTAGAAATGGAAGGGAATATGAAGAGAAAACCAGAGAGCACTGCAATGAGTACGCCGATGCAGGCTTAAGGACCTTGATACTTGCTTATAGGGAGCTAAGCGAAGACGAATTTCAAGCGTTTGATTCAAAACTTTTGGCTGCCAAAAACTCAGTTAGCGCTGATCGTGAGGCACTGATTGATGAAGTGACTGAAAGTATAGAAAAAGATTTGATTCTTTTAGGTGCCACAGCTGTTGAGGACAAGCTCCAACAAGGG gttccagaatgCATTGACAAACTAGCTCAAGCAGGAATCAAATTATGGGTTTTGACTGGGGACAAGATGGAAACTGCTATCAACATAGG TTATGCTTGTAGTTTGCTCAGACAAGGAATGAAGCAGATTATTATCACATTGGAGAGCCCCGAGATCAAAGCTCTGGAGAAAAACGGTGAAAAGAGTGAAATTGCTAAG GCTTCGAAGCAAAGTGTTGTTCGGCAGATCACCGAAGGGAAGGCTCAGGTTGCTAAGTTGAGCACTGATGCCTTTGCCCTGATCATCGATGGGAAATCTCTTGCATATGCATTGGAAGACGACGTCAAGAAACTGTTTCTTGAGCTTGCAGTCGGCTGTGCATCAGTCATCTGCTGCCGCTCCTCCCCTAAACAGAAGGCGCTG GTGACGAGGCTTGTCAAGGATGGAACCACAAAGACGACCTTGGCCATTGGTGATGGAGCAAACGACGTTGGAATGCTTCAAGAAGCAGATATCGGAATCGGGATCAGTGGCGTTGAAGGAATGCAG GCAGTGATGTCAAGCGACATTGCAATAGCTCAGTTCCGATTTTTGGAACGCTTGCTTTTGGTTCATGGACACTGGTGCTACAGAAGGATTTCCACAATG ATTTGCTACTTCTTCTACAAGAACATCACTTATGGCATCACAGTCTTCTTGTACGAGGCTTTCACATCATTTTCCGGACAACCTGCATATAACGACTGGTTCCTCTCTCTTTACAATGTGTTTTTCACATCGTTGCCCGTGGTAGCTCTAGGAGTCTTCGACCAAGACGTATCAGCTAGATTCTGTCTAAAG TTTCCCATGCTGTACCAAGAAGGTGTGCAGAATCTCCTCTTCAGCTGGCGCCGCATAATTGGATGGATGTTCAACGGCCTCTGCAGTGCCAtcattatcttcttcttctgcgAAAGGGCGCTGAGCCCTCAGGCGTTCAACGAGGACGGAAAGACCGCGGATTTCCAAATCTTCGGAGCCACAATGTACACCTGCGTTGTCTGGGTCGTGAACTGCCAGATGGCACTTGCAATCAGCTACTTCACTTTGCTGCAACACATTTTGATATGGGGCAGCATTGCATTTTGGTACATTTTCCTCTTGGCCTATGGAGCTATGTCTCCATCCTTTGCCACTACTGCATACAAAGTCTTTGTCCAGTCTCTTGCAGCCACGCCTGCCTACTACTTCGTCACCTTCATCGTTGTGGTCTCTGCCCTCGTGCCTTACTTTATCTACAATGCGATCCAGATGAGATTCTTCCCAATGTACCATGGGAGGATACAGTGGATAAGGCACGAGGGGTGGTACGAGGATCCCGAGTACTGCAACATAGTGAGGCAGAGGTCGATTAGGCCTACAACCGTTGGATTCACAGCGCGTTCACTGGCACGAACGAACCCCTCTGCAGGAACGGAGCCTTGGCCGCTAGAAGGAGCATGCCATTTTTGA
- the LOC121800322 gene encoding probable isoprenylcysteine alpha-carbonyl methylesterase ICMEL2 gives MTETVKKNLFDSIFLKSTQLSLSLSLPNLCSILTNLTSSIEIGTSIQLITIHIIHTHTHTHTHNFLNLIPTQSQSSSSSGIMKNAAALLFRSEHDSADDSTRIFMPSSSEIETKPLISKTPSYTNQNSTSDQKKKRRRRRVLSETSVVTLSFGGTRRRFGRMTIAPSETFLITRLSFKLLALLGVGYRWIMRFMALGFYAFLLMPGFIQVGYYYFYSSRVRRSIVYGDQPRNRLDLYLPENKDGAKPVVAFVTGGAWIIGYKAWGSLLGLQLSDRGIIVACIDYRNFPQGTIGEMVQDAAQGISFVCKNIADYGGDPNRIYIMGQSAGAHIASCAILQQAIKEAAGETITWSVSQIKYYFGLSGGYNLFNLVDHFNSRGLYRSLFLGIMEGEESLHQYSPEVVVKDPNRRNAVSLLPPIILFHGTADLSIPPDASTSFAAALRDAGVQSEAILYEEKTHTDLFLQDPMRGGNDDLFEDLIRLIHGDDAEALERDVKAPPRRRLVPECMLRLARKVSPF, from the exons ATGACGGAAACCGTCAAAAAGAACCTATTCGACAGCATTTTC ctAAAGAGtacacaactctctctctctctctctctgccaAATCTCTGTTCAATTTTAACCAACTTAACGTCGTCTATTGAGATCGGAACCTCAATCCAACTCATAACGATTCACAttattcacacacacacacacacacacacacacaattttTTGAATCTAATCCCAacacaatcacaatcatcatcatcgtctggAATAATGAAAAATGCAGCGGCATTGCTTTTCAGATCAGAGCATGATTCGGCCGACGACTCCACCAGGATTTTCATGCCCTCGTCGTCCGAGATCGAGACGAAGCCTCTCATTTCGAAAACACCGAGCTACACGAATCAGAATTCCACTTCCGATCAGAAGAagaagcggcggcggcggcgcgtcCTCAGCGAGACCTCCGTCGTCACCCTATCCTTCGGCGGCACCCGGCGGAGGTTCGGGCGGATGACGATTGCGCCATCCGAAACCTTTCTCATCACTCGCCTCAGCTTCAAGCTGTTGGCCCTTCTAGG GGTAGGCTACAGATGGATCATGAGATTCATGGCACTTGGTTTCTATGCTTTTCTGCTCATGCCTGGTTTTATTCAAG TCGGATACTATTACTTCTACTCCAGTAGGGTACGTAGAAGCATAGTTTATGGAGATCAGCCTAGGAATAG GCTTGATCTCTATTTACCAGAGAATAAAGATGGGGCGAAGCCAGTTGTAGCCTTTGTAACTGGTGGTGCATGGATCATTGG ATATAAAGCATGGGGTTCTCTTCTGGGGCTACAGCTATCAGATAGAGGTATCATAGTCGCTTGCATAGATTACAG GAATTTTCCTCAAGGAACAATTGGTGAAATGGTCCAAGATGCAGCTCAGGGCATCTCATTTGTGTGCAAAAACATTGCTGACTATGGAGGCGATCCCAACAG AATCTATATTATGGGACAGTCAGCTGGTGCACACATTGCTTCTTGTGCTATATTACAGCAGGCAATCAAGGAGGCTGCTGGAGAGACGATTACTTGGAGCGTATctcaaataaaatactactttGGTTTATCTGGAGG GTATAATCTATTCAATTTGGTAGACCACTTCAACAGCCGAGGTTTATACCGCTCACTATTTCTAGG GATAATGGAGGGAGAAGAATCTCTACATCAATATTCTCCAGAAGTAGTGGTGAAGGATCCAAACAGAAGGAATGCAGTTTCTCTGTTACCTCCTATAATTCTGTTCCATGGAACTGCTGACCTCTCAATCCCCCCAGATGCCAG TACAAGTTTTGCTGCGGCTCTTCGAGATGCTGGAGTTCAATCTGAGGCAATTCTCTACGAGGAGAAGACACACACAGATCTGTTTCTTCAG GATCCTATGAGAGGTGGAAATGATGATCTGTTTGAAGATTTGATAAGACTGATTCACGGCGACGATGCTGAAGCTCTGGAGAGAGACGTGAAGGCACCTCCACGGCGACGCCTAGTGCCTGAATGTATGTTGAGATTAGCCCGGAAAGTCAGTCCTTTTTGA
- the LOC121800330 gene encoding uncharacterized protein LOC121800330 → MEDRKVLAADCIVLCCCCQCMMLQILIFIPLKLPHKLMRKTKKYAKKLRARKRGTEIMQIEMPRNGEDSFTSHGGSMRIESIRFGCCMAEIERVLDGLSSRGEFAFGSFWGGEVASDTSFSSCFNNDQIDYEVVSCRLMELFGTANLCSQH, encoded by the coding sequence ATGGAAGATCGAAAAGTTCTTGCTGCAGACTGCATTGTCCTGTGCTGCTGCTGCCAATGCATGATGCTGCAGATCCTCATTTTCATACCGCTGAAGCTCCCACACAAGCTGATGAGGAAGACTAAAAAATACGCAAAGAAATTGAGAGCACGCAAGAGAGGAACGGAGATCATGCAGATAGAGATGCCGAGAAATGGAGAGGACAGCTTCACAAGCCACGGTGGATCCATGAGAATAGAATCCATTCGATTTGGGTGCTGTATGGCTGAAATCGAGCGCGTTTTGGATGGTCTTTCGAGTAGGGGTGAGTTTGCTTTTGGCAGTTTTTGGGGTGGAGAAGTTGCTTCAGACACAAGTTTCTCTTCTTGTTTTAACAATGATCAGATTGATTATGAGGTTGTCAGCTGCCGTTTGATGGAGTTATTTGGCACTGCCAACTTATGTTCACAGCATTGA
- the LOC121797988 gene encoding probable calcium-binding protein CML15, protein MASTQCDAEQLKQLKEIFDRFDMDKDGSLTLLELAALLRSLGLKPTGEQIHTISSTMDANGNGTIEFDELVELMSSDLCKEAPNHDQLLGVFKAFDRDGNGHITAAELAGAMAKMGSPLTYNELTNMMHEADVNGDGVISFHEFANIMAKSGVDTLSLPPSWLES, encoded by the coding sequence ATGGCTTCAACGCAATGCGATGCCGAGCAGCTGAAGCAGCTAAAGGAGATCTTCGACCGGTTTGACATGGACAAAGACGGCAGCCTGACGCTGCTGGAGCTAGCGGCCCTTCTCCGGTCCCTCGGCCTCAAGCCCACGGGCGAACAAATCCACACCATCTCGTCCACCATGGACGCCAATGGCAATGGCACCATAGAGTTTGATGAATTGGTGGAGCTGATGTCGTCTGATCTTTGCAAAGAAGCTCCCAACCACGACCAGCTCTTGGGGGTGTTCAAGGCCTTCGACCGCGATGGAAATGGCCACATCACCGCAGCTGAGCTGGCAGGCGCGATGGCCAAGATGGGCTCTCCCCTCACCTACAACGAGCTCACCAATATGATGCATGAGGCTGACGTCAATGGCGATGGCGTCATCAGCTTTCACGAGTTTGCCAACATCATGGCTAAATCGGGTGTAGACACCCTCAGCCTCCCTCCCTCGTGGTTGGAATCCTAG